AATAAGATCTCCAATTATTCtcattacttttttattttaaatttctattCTTGCATGAATATCATCGTCAAcatttaatataagaaaagaaaaaggaaattatatcattttagTAGATGGATATGGGAACGTCTTTTCCATAGAGTTGAAATATACCAAGGAATTAACAGACAAGCTCTTACTAAAAATTGCCGGGAATCAGGCCATGCAGATCTGTTGAAGCGTTTAACAGCAACCGGCCTCTGGTTCTCTAGCTTTCCTTTATAAACAACATTTGGAGCTTTTTCGCCATGTTCAGAAACTATATTCTCTACAGCAAATGCAGATGTAGCTATCCTGAGCTGCTCAAATGTAAACTCGCAGAATGCAGGTGAATCActaacttcatttttttcttcatctacGAGAAgcgtgaaaaaaaatattattaaacacTGCAGTAGGATggttatatagaaaatatttcaataaaagaTATACATACCAGGATTCTGAGCCTCGTGAATGGGGCCACTCTCTCCAGTCCAGCAACACGAGGCAAGTTTAGAACTTTCACAGCCCATCACACTATCCTACAGATTTTAAGTCTTTAAAGATATAGTAGCTTGGAGTTTGTAGCACAACCTGACAAATTACACTTTATGCGGCTTCAAGATCTGCATTTGGCTGCATTGAACCAAATTGTCAATTCAAGTGCATTGTTCTTCTTGTAAGGTTATCTTAGTTATTGACACCAGAAAAAGACAGAAATCATCAAGTTTCAAAGAATTGCAACAAAATGGTCATTCATTAACAATTCCCTTGAACATAAACTAGTTGGAGTCGGCTATATAAATCGTCTATATCCATTTCTCTCCACTCAGGCCAATCTTTTTCGACAACACCATATGCATAATGTACATTTTACTGCGCTCCATCAGAAATCAAACTAATAGCATAAGCAGAATCAGCACAAGAAAGTACCTTGAATATCATATCAAAGCTGAGTGAACTGAAAATCCACGTTAAATAAATTCCAAAACACGAACTTTTTCTGCAAAGAAACCAAATTCAGCCCCCATCAAAAAGCTTCCTTTTTCAACTGAATAAACAGAAAACTTCACCACCACCTGAACTCTATATAGGTCAACCCAAGTCAAATTAAAGCTCAAGCTAAATGCATAAAAAATCTACCTAAAACACACACAAACATAAAAACCCaagtacatatatatacatgtatctacATATAGCTGAAGAAACACATGATAAAGGGCAATAAAATGAAATCTTGATTCTTTCTTCAACCACATCAACATTAAAACTTTAAGCTAAATGCAACAAAACCCACatacaaaaacacaaaaacaacaaGATCCCATATAGAAACTAACCCAATAAGTAATGTATAGGTCAACCCAAGTCCAAATCAAAGTTCAAGCTAAATGCATACAGAATCCACCTAAAAACACACACAACCATAAAAATCCATCTACACATACACATGTACCTACATACAGCTCAGTGAAATACATGAGAAAGAGTAGTAAAAATGAAATCTTGATTCTTTCTTCAACTAACATTAGAGCTTTAAGGTAAATGCACCAAACCCAACATACAGAAACAACAAGAACCCATACAGAAACTAACCGAATAAGTTATATATAGGTCAACCCAAGTCAAATCAAAGCTCAAGCTAAATGCCATACAAAATCCACCTAAAACACAcaaccataaaaaataaaaaataaaacatctaCATATCATATCTACATACAGCTCAAGAAATACATGAGAAAGaacattaaaaatgaaatcttgATTCTTTCTTCAACGaacattaaaaatgaaatcttgATTCTTTCTTCAACCCACATCAAGATTAAAACTTTAAGATAAATGCACCATAACCCACTTACaaaactcaaaaacaacaagaaCCCATATAAAAACTAACCCAAATAACAGCTCCTGCTGACAGTGGAGTAAATTCGTGATTCTTTGTTTAATTTACTGTAGACACAAAAGATCAATAAAGTGGAGAAGAAAGAGAAAGGAGTCAGTAGAAAGTGAGAATATACATATAAACAATTACAGAGTAGATGGGATAGAATGAAAAATGTGATTGTACAGATCCCTCTTTGGAGTACTAACACTAAAGCACAATTTTCGTGGCTCTTTCATGATTTTCCACCCTACATAAACTTGTCCTTTTCCTATATTTAGGGACACCTAAGAACCATAATCATttgtctttttaaaattaagaaaaagttGTCAGTATTTGACAAAATTAAAACTTGTCATACCACATAATTGATCAATTATGTCTCCTtaccttctttcttttcaattattattcaatagtgagtttatttcttttccaaaaaaaaattgatttttaataatctgcttgttattttttttttctttttcatacgAAAATGGTTAATCgataatcatttttggaatgCATGATTTCATTGCGTCATTTGTTGTTGAAACTCTCTTTTATCTTCTCACGTTGAATTGTGcgattttcataatttaattttctattgtGAGCTTTCATCTTTGTAAGTTGGTTCTTAAATAACATTAAGAAATGACTCTTTATATTCAAATTCTTCCATTATGAGATTTATGACTACGATCAAAAGCATTATCGATATACTTATTTGTcaagaaaatgataatttaattattaaagggcttaagaatttcaaattctattaattaaaatgtttatattcaataaaatatatatattacaagAATAATACTGATTCTTGAATATATTACAAGCTTTTCATTTGCTGCCAAAGTTTTAAACTAAAGTTCCATATATCCTATGCTTTCGCAACAGCAGAAATATCCTCATTTGTGTTACACTCTTCAATTCCTTCAGAACTCATTTCTCTGTGTCTCTTCCAATCTTCCTTCCTCTAGAAGACCAGATAATAACTCGTCGCGAATATTGGCTGGTGGAGTATAACCATTGTCAACCATCTCTCTGTACCAAATGTATGCACCGGAAAAATCTTTAAGTTTGCAATGCCCTTCAACCAAAATATTATAAGTTTCATCACTCGGAACGATACTGTTAGCCTTCATCTGATCAACAAAATTCTTGGCTTCTTGACATCTTCCCTCTTTCAAATGCACCATAATCAAGCTATTGTATGTCCTTTTGTCAGAAGGAATTCCTCGTTCCACCATCTCTTGGTGCATAGCAAGTGACTTTTGAACTTCTCCAAGTAGAGCATAGCAATGGACGAGCTCGTTATATACAACTCGGTCAGGAGAAAGATCCATCTGGGACAtttcttcaacaattttttcaattgacACCAGTCCATTCTTACCCTCTTTGGACACTCTAATTAGAGGATGAATTGTGTTGATTGTAGGTTTTATGCCAGAGGTTTTCATCTTCTCATACATTTCATAACACTTTTCACTGTTACATGCATCTGAATACGCAGAGATTAAAGAATTGTATGTGATAACATCTGGAACGAAACCTTTGAGTTGAATATCCGCGACCAACTCCTCAGCTTCTTTGGTCATACCCTTTTTGCAAAGCCCATTTAATAGAGTATTGTATGTAACGAGTGTTGTTTCCGCATCACTTTGTAGCATCTTCTCCAAGCATCTAAAAGCATCAGTCATCCTTCCTCTCATACAATGTCCATCTATAAGCATATTATAGACCTGCGCATTTGGTTTAACCCCTCTACTGATCATATCACTTAGGACTACGTCAGCTTCAAGAAGCCTACCATCCTTGCACAAAGAATTGATTAGAGAACCATAGGTAATTACATTAGGATTCAATCCGTTATTTTCCATCTCCTCGAGAATCTCAAAACACCTCACGAATTCCTGCTTGCGCCCATATCCGTCAATTAAGATGTTATACGTCTGCACATTAGGGGAAACTGACTTCTCAAGCATTTTCCTTAACCACTTGTTTGCCTCTTCCATCATACCCAATTCACAGAATTTCGTGATCAGAGTATTAAATGTGACACAACTCGGCTTCACTCCAGAAATCTCCATTTCATCAATAGTTAAATAAGCCTTCTCCATATTGCCCTCTTTGCAATAGCCACTCAAAATGGTATTAAACAACACATCTGTAGGAGTAAGCCCATTTCCCAGCatcttcttcaaaatctctGCAGCCTTGTCCGTCTTCCCTTTCTTGCACAATCCATTCAATAAAACACTACTTGTATACTCGTTCAACTTTACCCCTGTCTTAACGACTTCTTCATACAACGCTAAAGAGGAATTAACATCATCAGATCGCGAAAGACCATCAAAAAGTATACTAAAAGTAAACCCATCGGGTACAAATCCATAACTCTTCATTTCCTCCACAATGCAATTAGCTTCCTCCATCTTCCCCGACTTACAAAGTCCACTAAGCAACGTATTAAACGTCACAATATTAGGCTCCACATTATCATTCTTCATCTTTTCCCTCAACTCAAAAGCCTCCTCTACCTTCCCCGTCTTACAATAACCATCCATAAGAATATTATACGTCACCATACTCCGCGCCACTCTTCTCTCAAGCATTTCATCAAACAGTTTCCGCGCTTCCACAACTCTCTTCTCTTTACATAACCCACCCATCACTACATTATACACAAACTTATCCATACCCACCTTACCACTTCTCATACAATCCAACAGCTCCAAAGCTTTACCCAAATCCCCAATTTTCACGGCCGACAGTATAGCTTTTCCATAACTAGCCTTATCAACCCTTATACCCCAATTCATTACATCAGAGAAAACTTCAAGGGTCTTTTTATACTTCCTTAAACTATTCAAAGATTCAAGAAACACATTTATAGCTGATAAAGATGGAAACTTTTTATCTTTCCTTATCAATGAATAAAGCTCTTCAGCTTGGTTAATGAGCTTCGACTCTAAATACAGTGAAAATAGCAAATCTGAGAAAAGGGGTTTTGCAGGGGAAGGTGAAAAGAGAGAGTAGAGTTGAGAAACTGAACTTGTATGAATAAGGGTACCCAAGATTCCTTTTGCATTTTCCATACGACGTTGTTGAATTAGAATCCGAAGCTGCCGGAGCTGTTCTACAAGATTTTGGGATGGACAATTTGGGGGATTTTCATTGTTGATTGAACTGAGTTGTTGTTCTTGGTGTAGAAATGGGGTTGAACGGAAACATTTGCAGGGTAAATGTTGATTACCGGTGCCGGCAAATTTGAAAGCACGATGGAGCTTAAGCATATTGACTCACTGTGCAAGTTCTTTGTGCTTGTTGAATGAAGTAGTTACATAGTTTTGGAAAATATGTAGGTTTATAGGAAGAAGTAAAATATTCTCTCTTATTTTCCCACATCGGTCCAGCATAAGTAAAACAGTTTGTTTAAAGTTAATAGGAAAAGTGTTGTGTTCACCTCCAGGGGTGTGGAGTTGGGAACGTCACACGCAATTCCTTGTGAAACCTAAGCTTCTGTAATCAGAAGGTTCATTGCAAAGGGGGTGGTTTGCCCGGTGTTTTCCCCCAGTCGTGCCAAACAAAAGAAACACCGATGCCTTCGCGTGTGGTCGTTCTCAGTGGTTTATAACTCCTGGCACGCTAGAAGGTAGTGCCCATTGGCATGGTAATGTCTGATGCTCACTTTGTTCCTCGCTGCCAAGCACcccactttttttaattaatggaTGTCTTACGCGTGTTATGCATGTTTAAAACTTGAGAATTCATTcaattttttgacttctttttttttttttcgatgAACATGAATTAATCATATGAATTTTCTATGTTGGTTTCAAAAGAAACATTGATGTCTACGCGTGTTAGTTTTCAGAGTTAATAGACCCATAGAGACTATGTACAAAAGGAGAAACAAACTCGAGAATTCATCCAAACAGGGTGAAATTTGAATGCTCTACAAGATTAATGAGATCATACTAAAGAAGTAGTTCTCTTGATTCACTTTCAAGATGTGGGATTGGGCTTCTTATTGTTAGTTCTCTTGATTCACTTTCAAGATGTGTGTTTCATCCAGTCTTTTGTCCAACAATAAAAGCATGCACCTTGTCTTGAATTTGAATCCAACTACATCCAGGGTTTTTCTTTACTCCCCTCAGTTTCATCATCTCTCTTATACTATCAGCTTCGCCCCACCGCCCTGCTTCAGCGTACATATTTGAGAGAAGAGCATAGTATCCAGGATGATGCGGCTGCATCTTAAATAAGTGCTCAGCTGCCCAAGAACCCAACTCAACATTTCCATTGAGACGGCATGCTCCAAGGAGCGCAGCCCAAACATTGAAATCTGGTTCAAATGGTAGACCAGTGATAACATTAATGGCCTCATCCATAAGCCCAGAACGACCAAGAAGATCAACCATGCAAGCGTAGTGCATCTGTGATGGTTCAATGTTACGAGCAAGCATGTCGTTGAAGTATTTCTTTCCCTTATCAACTAATCCCCCGTGACTACATGCTGATAGAACTGCAATATAAGAGATGGAATCGTGTTCAACACCATCCTCTCGAGTGGCTTCAAACATATCAATTGCAGTATGTAAATCACCAAGCATCCCATACCCTAAAATCATAGTATTCCATGATGCTACATCCCTGTTCTCAATCCTATCAAAAACCTTTTGAGAAAGATCAATCCGTCCACATTTGGTATATAAATCCAAGAAAGAATTTGAGACAAACAGATGTTCATGAAACAATCTTCGCACTGCAAATGCATGGATTTCCTTTCCTTGTTTAATCGCAGAAATAGTTGCACAAGCTGAGAGAACTCCAACAAAGGAAACAGTATCGTGTTTCATCCCAGTCGGCACCATTTCAGAGAACAGTACAAGAGACTTTGAGCAATGACTCGTCTGTGAATAACCAACAATGAGTATATTATAAGATACTTCGTCTCTAAGAGACGTGTCAAACACATTTTGTGCCAGATTTAGACAACCACACTTTGCATACATATCGGTTATAGCATTTGAGACAAAGAGATCAATGACAGACCCATTCCTTATTGACCTGGCATGTATCTCCTTTCCTGAACGAAGACAACCAATTCGTGCACATGCAGGAAGAACATTTGTCAGTGTAACAGATGTTGGAGTTTCATCGCTAGATTGCATTTTCCTGACAAGTCCTATAGCCTCAAACTCAAGCCCATTCTGAGCAAAATTTGCAACCATTGTATTCCATGACACAACATTTCTCGAATCCATTTTGTGGAACACGGCAGATGCTTCAGCTGAACGCTCTGATTTTGCATACATATCAATCAAGGCGTTGGCAACAAATACATCACACTCTAAACCTGTTCTTAGACAAAAACCATGAACTTCTCTTCCCTTGTTAAACTTTCCAAGTTCAACTAAGACAGGTAACATACTTGAAACTGTAGTCGAATTTACATTCCAACCACCATCAATCATAAACCTAAAACTTTCCAACGCATGGTTATTAAACCCATTATGAGCAAAGGTACCAATCATTGCATTCCAAGAAACCTCATTCCTTTCAACCATCTCATCAAAAACTTGTCTTGACGACTCAACATTCAAGCACTTCCCATATGCATCGACGAATGCATTCCCAATAGCCACTTGACAATCCAAACCCACTCTAATCACATAACAATGAATCTCACTAACCATTATCCCATCTTCCAGCACTGCACAAATAGGCAATACACTCACAACACTTACCACATTCGGCTTAAACTCAGACCACATAACCATCTCCCTAAACACCCCAATACCTTCAAAATAACACCTATTATCCGTAAACACCCGAATCATACTGTTCCATGAAACCAAATCCCTTTCAGACATTTCATCAAATATCTTCCCCGCACTCACCAAATCACCAAAACTCCCATAAAACAACATCAATGTATTATTCACAAACACATCATAATCAAAACCCAATTTCATCAACAACCCATGAACCTCCAACCCTTTTCGAACCTCACCAAAATCAGTACAAAGCTTAATCACAAAAGGAAAAGTATGATCATCTGGCACAACCCCACTTCTCAACATCCCATTATAAACCTCAAGAACACCCACCACACCCAAAATAGTCTGAGCTCGAATAAGGGTGTTGTATAGAAACGCCGAACGGGAAAAAGGGAGACTTTGGTAGAACATTGTCCGTACGATTCTTG
This portion of the Solanum pennellii chromosome 12, SPENNV200 genome encodes:
- the LOC107007330 gene encoding pentatricopeptide repeat-containing protein At5g12100, mitochondrial encodes the protein MLKLHRAFKFAGTGNQHLPCKCFRSTPFLHQEQQLSSINNENPPNCPSQNLVEQLRQLRILIQQRRMENAKGILGTLIHTSSVSQLYSLFSPSPAKPLFSDLLFSLYLESKLINQAEELYSLIRKDKKFPSLSAINVFLESLNSLRKYKKTLEVFSDVMNWGIRVDKASYGKAILSAVKIGDLGKALELLDCMRSGKVGMDKFVYNVVMGGLCKEKRVVEARKLFDEMLERRVARSMVTYNILMDGYCKTGKVEEAFELREKMKNDNVEPNIVTFNTLLSGLCKSGKMEEANCIVEEMKSYGFVPDGFTFSILFDGLSRSDDVNSSLALYEEVVKTGVKLNEYTSSVLLNGLCKKGKTDKAAEILKKMLGNGLTPTDVLFNTILSGYCKEGNMEKAYLTIDEMEISGVKPSCVTFNTLITKFCELGMMEEANKWLRKMLEKSVSPNVQTYNILIDGYGRKQEFVRCFEILEEMENNGLNPNVITYGSLINSLCKDGRLLEADVVLSDMISRGVKPNAQVYNMLIDGHCMRGRMTDAFRCLEKMLQSDAETTLVTYNTLLNGLCKKGMTKEAEELVADIQLKGFVPDVITYNSLISAYSDACNSEKCYEMYEKMKTSGIKPTINTIHPLIRVSKEGKNGLVSIEKIVEEMSQMDLSPDRVVYNELVHCYALLGEVQKSLAMHQEMVERGIPSDKRTYNSLIMVHLKEGRCQEAKNFVDQMKANSIVPSDETYNILVEGHCKLKDFSGAYIWYREMVDNGYTPPANIRDELLSGLLEEGRLEETQRNEF
- the LOC107007329 gene encoding pentatricopeptide repeat-containing protein At4g14170-like; the encoded protein is MFHHVRIFRIASSPLLIFTKSLQTLTESSQSSQKDLLNFCSTTKSLLQTQQAHAFSIINGFLPFSISISAALILRYAAFSSDPRIVRTMFYQSLPFSRSAFLYNTLIRAQTILGVVGVLEVYNGMLRSGVVPDDHTFPFVIKLCTDFGEVRKGLEVHGLLMKLGFDYDVFVNNTLMLFYGSFGDLVSAGKIFDEMSERDLVSWNSMIRVFTDNRCYFEGIGVFREMVMWSEFKPNVVSVVSVLPICAVLEDGIMVSEIHCYVIRVGLDCQVAIGNAFVDAYGKCLNVESSRQVFDEMVERNEVSWNAMIGTFAHNGFNNHALESFRFMIDGGWNVNSTTVSSMLPVLVELGKFNKGREVHGFCLRTGLECDVFVANALIDMYAKSERSAEASAVFHKMDSRNVVSWNTMVANFAQNGLEFEAIGLVRKMQSSDETPTSVTLTNVLPACARIGCLRSGKEIHARSIRNGSVIDLFVSNAITDMYAKCGCLNLAQNVFDTSLRDEVSYNILIVGYSQTSHCSKSLVLFSEMVPTGMKHDTVSFVGVLSACATISAIKQGKEIHAFAVRRLFHEHLFVSNSFLDLYTKCGRIDLSQKVFDRIENRDVASWNTMILGYGMLGDLHTAIDMFEATREDGVEHDSISYIAVLSACSHGGLVDKGKKYFNDMLARNIEPSQMHYACMVDLLGRSGLMDEAINVITGLPFEPDFNVWAALLGACRLNGNVELGSWAAEHLFKMQPHHPGYYALLSNMYAEAGRWGEADSIREMMKLRGVKKNPGCSWIQIQDKVHAFIVGQKTG